The genomic segment CCTCATACTCGCAGGCGCCGTTTCCAATATCATCGACCGTCCGCTCTCAGGCGGAGTGATTGACTATTTTTTTCTTCCCCCTTTGGGATTGTATTTTAACATTGCGGATGTCATGATAGTGGGAGGAATACTATTGCTTATCTTCAATAAAGATGAGAAGATAACATAATCCTTGAATGGATAAAATATAATATAAAATCAGGTCATGAATTTTCAATTCTCAATTTACAATTTTCAATCAATGACCTCATGTCTCTATTCTCATACATTGAACCATTGATTCATTGAAAATTATTTGAAAATTGATACCTGAAAATTTAGGTACTAACTTATGGCTACCAAAGTCTTTTCTGCGGCAATCGTAGGTTTGGAGAGCGAGCTCGTCGAAGTGGAGGCTGATGTCGGCAATGCGCCGTCCGCATTTATCATCGTGGGGCTCCCTGATAAAGCCGTGGAGGAATCAAAGGAGCGTATCAGATCAGCAATGAAAAATTCCGGATTGGAATTTCCGCGCCCCAAGGTCACGGTGAACCTCGCGCCCGCAGATTTGAAAAAAGAAGGCCCGAGCTACGATCTGCCCATCGCGGTGTCCGTGCTTGCCACGCAAGAAGCGTTCATGTGGGCTCCTGAAGACCAGCGTGCGCTGTTTGTGGGGGAATTGTCCCTTGATGGCCACTTGAGACCTATCCCGGGCGCGCTTTCCATCAGTCTCCTTGCGAAACGTAAGGGGTTCCCGCGGATTTTCCTCCCTGTGGAAAACGCGGCAGAGGCTAACCTTGTGCCCGACTTGGAAATCATGCCGGTTACTACGCTGTCAGCGCTCGTACTCCACCTTACAGGTGAACGCCAAATAGCGCCGCTTAATTACACCCCTCCCGCCCCTCCGGAGGGTTCAACAAGCCGGTATGATATGTGCTATATCCAAGGCCAGGAGCACGTGAAGCGCGCGCTCGAGATCGCTGCCGCGGGCGGGCACAATGTGCTGATGTCCGGACCGCCCGGCGCGGGGAAAACCCTGCTGGCGAGAACCCTCCCTTCCATACTCCCCACCCTCACGCTAGAGGAAGCGCTCGAGGTTACCCGCCTTTATTCTGTGTCAGGCGTGATGCCAAAGGAATCCCCGCTCCTCTGGGAACGGCCGTTCCGCGCCCCTCACCATACGGCGTCAGGAGTCGCGGTGGTGGGCGGAGGCACCATTCCCCGCCCGGGGGAAATCAGCCTCGCGCATCGCGGTATTTTATTCCTTGATGAATTTCCGGAATTCGGACGGGCGGTGCTTGAAAATCTGCGCCAGCCGCTGGAAGACGGCGTGGTGGCGGTCTCCCGCGCGGCAGGCACCATGCAATTCCCCGCGAAATTCATGCTCATCGCGGCCATGAACCCATGCCCCTGCGGTTATGCCACTGACCCGACGCGCCATTGCCTCTGTAGTGTGGGACAAGTGATGAAATACCAAAAACGGCTTTCAGGGCCGCTCCTCGATAGGATCGACATCCACACAGAAGTCCCAAGGCTCAAATTCGAGAAACTTGCCGACACTGCGGTTGCTGAATCCTCATCTGCGATCAGGAAACGCGTAGAGCAGGCGCGGCAGAAGCAATATGCACGCTTCAAAGGGTCCCCCATCCTTACCAATGCCGAAATGTCGTCGCGTGAAGTGCGCGAGTATTGTCCGGTGAGCGTTGGAATACAAACCATCCTTAAAAACGCGGTCACCACCATGCATCTCTCCGCGCGAGGCTATTACCGCGTGCTCAAAATCGCGCGCACCATCGCGGATCTCGGCGGCGAAGAGCCGATTACCACTTCACACGTCACCGAAGCGCTCCAATATCGGCCGAAGGTGGGAGAATGAGACAGTCTTCAGTTTATTAGTTTTTCAGTTCATCAGTCGTCAGATTGGAGGGCGGTATTGATATAGTGTATTCAATAAACGCAAGAAGTCCCCAGGATGCACGAAGTATCTGGGGACTTTCGGTTTTAACGATCGAATGGCATCTTGCGATTAATCCATTCGATCAATTTCTGTCGCCACCGAGGTCGTTTCCCGCCTTGAGGAAGGAGAGGGAAGGTGGTGTTTTTCCCAAATGGCGTGAGAAGGATGATGATGGTAAGGTAGGCAAGGTTGCTTGCCCACCTATGCCATCTGCGTGGGTGGGTGAGGGGAGAGCCCAGCGCGGCGAAGTCGAGGTTATAGAAGAAACTTGGATGACGAACTGTCTTCTCTACTGGCGCGGCGAAATTTACACTCATCCAGTTGTCGTTCTTCGGGATGAACATCTTCGCTAGATATGGTCTTGCCACTGCTCCGCAGAAGAAACTTTTACGAACACTGTACCAAACAGTCTTCGCAAGCGTTCGTAAGTTATCTTCAGGAAAGCCAAACACCATCAACAGCTCCGCCGTAATCCCGACTTCACGGCAAATTTCCAGAACACGGTCACCGAGGGATAACCGGTTGTGGGTTTTATTCTCATCACGCCAGACTTTCTCATCCGTACCGTCGAAACCGAACCCAACCGCAAAGAGGTTGGCTTTCATTACCAATTCGTGAAAGTTCGGCAAGGTTTTATAGGCAGTGATAAATGAGGAAATGCAGGAGAGTCCACGGATGCGAATCTGCACCCCGGTCTTCTCACTCACATCTCCCACAATGG from the Patescibacteria group bacterium genome contains:
- a CDS encoding YifB family Mg chelatase-like AAA ATPase, translated to MATKVFSAAIVGLESELVEVEADVGNAPSAFIIVGLPDKAVEESKERIRSAMKNSGLEFPRPKVTVNLAPADLKKEGPSYDLPIAVSVLATQEAFMWAPEDQRALFVGELSLDGHLRPIPGALSISLLAKRKGFPRIFLPVENAAEANLVPDLEIMPVTTLSALVLHLTGERQIAPLNYTPPAPPEGSTSRYDMCYIQGQEHVKRALEIAAAGGHNVLMSGPPGAGKTLLARTLPSILPTLTLEEALEVTRLYSVSGVMPKESPLLWERPFRAPHHTASGVAVVGGGTIPRPGEISLAHRGILFLDEFPEFGRAVLENLRQPLEDGVVAVSRAAGTMQFPAKFMLIAAMNPCPCGYATDPTRHCLCSVGQVMKYQKRLSGPLLDRIDIHTEVPRLKFEKLADTAVAESSSAIRKRVEQARQKQYARFKGSPILTNAEMSSREVREYCPVSVGIQTILKNAVTTMHLSARGYYRVLKIARTIADLGGEEPITTSHVTEALQYRPKVGE